GCCGGGGATTTTTGCCTGACCCGAACCGTGAATTTCCGCAACATTGGCCTGTGAGGACGCCATGAGAGAGAAAGGCTTCACTCTGGTCGAACTGCTCATTGCAACGGTCATTTTGAGCGTCGGGCTCTTGGCGGTTGGGGCCATGCAGATTGGCTATTTGAAAGAGAACGACAGCGGCCGGGACATCACGGCCACGTCCACCACAGCCGAAGAGCGGGTCGAGGAACTGATCCAAATAAACTGGGCTGATTTGCCGGCCGTGAATGGGACCCAAGTTTTTGAGAGCACCGAAGACAACATCCCGTACACATTGACGGTCCTCGTGTTTGAAGATCTTCATGCCCCGAATACCAGGACGGTCCGGGTCATGGTGGATTACAACAGCACCGCCGCAGGAACGATGGTTACCCAGGAAGGTGGAAACATTCGTTGGGGCAAGCGGGTCCAGTACGAGCGGGTGATTCCGAGGATCATGTAATGTCAATAAGAGGTATCC
This sequence is a window from Deltaproteobacteria bacterium. Protein-coding genes within it:
- a CDS encoding prepilin-type N-terminal cleavage/methylation domain-containing protein; the encoded protein is MSATLACEDAMREKGFTLVELLIATVILSVGLLAVGAMQIGYLKENDSGRDITATSTTAEERVEELIQINWADLPAVNGTQVFESTEDNIPYTLTVLVFEDLHAPNTRTVRVMVDYNSTAAGTMVTQEGGNIRWGKRVQYERVIPRIM